In Streptomyces sclerotialus, one genomic interval encodes:
- a CDS encoding GntR family transcriptional regulator, with protein sequence MSAAELRTEELSLAEQAYRAIRDRLVMLDIRPGAPINEDQLSQSLGFGRTPVREALKRLQYERLIATFPRRGTFATEVNITDLAHISEVRRQLEPMAAAQAARRATDGDRTRLTGLLRELESADEQGHGPDGLMRLDLAVHRAIYAATHNPYLEDTLVRYDNLATRVWCLFVDRLPGMAGHIGEHGPLIRTITAADPDKAAELARSHVEGFERAIRAAI encoded by the coding sequence ATGAGCGCTGCCGAATTGCGTACCGAGGAGCTCTCGCTCGCCGAGCAGGCCTACCGCGCCATCCGTGACCGGCTGGTCATGCTGGACATCCGGCCCGGCGCCCCGATCAACGAGGACCAGCTCTCCCAGTCCCTCGGCTTCGGCCGCACCCCCGTGCGCGAGGCGCTCAAACGACTCCAGTACGAGCGGCTGATCGCCACGTTCCCCCGCCGCGGCACCTTCGCCACCGAGGTCAACATCACCGACCTCGCGCACATCTCCGAGGTCCGCCGGCAGCTGGAGCCGATGGCCGCCGCGCAGGCGGCCCGGCGCGCCACCGACGGCGACCGGACCCGGCTGACCGGCCTGCTGCGCGAGCTGGAGAGCGCCGACGAGCAGGGCCACGGCCCGGACGGCCTGATGCGCCTGGACCTGGCGGTGCACCGCGCGATCTACGCCGCCACGCACAATCCGTACCTGGAGGACACCCTCGTGCGGTACGACAACCTCGCCACCCGTGTGTGGTGCCTCTTCGTCGACCGCCTGCCCGGCATGGCGGGCCACATCGGCGAGCACGGCCCACTGATCCGCACCATCACGGCCGCCGACCCGGACAAGGCCGCCGAGCTGGCCCGCAGCCATGTCGAGGGCTTCGAGCGGGCGATCCGCGCGGCCATCTGA